One Xylocopa sonorina isolate GNS202 unplaced genomic scaffold, iyXylSono1_principal scaffold0072, whole genome shotgun sequence genomic window carries:
- the LOC143432254 gene encoding uncharacterized protein LOC143432254, with protein MFYSCCTNYKSSSFYLKSSGTYKGRYIFTGVYHSLRNDETYVRRLDEDHHKEGLSPLSLIPFGVVSQLPFEYMHLVCLGVTKKLLSPWVDGKYSYSSKLSSKDIPIISSRLMRLRKYYPSDFTRRPREIEIFSKFKATEFWQFLLYTGPLISFIKFA; from the exons ATGTTTTATAGCTGCTGCACCAACTATAAAAGCTCGAGCTTTTATCTTAAATCATCGGGGACATAC AAAGGTAGATATATTTTCACTGGTGtataccattctctcagaaatgaTGAGACGTATGTTAGACGTCTTGATGAGGACCATCACAAAGAAGGTCTAAGTCCACTATCTTTGATACCGTTTGGAGTGGTATCACAATTACCTTTCGAATACATGCATCTCGTATGCCTAGGTGTAACGAAAAAATTATTATCTCCCTGGGTAGACGGCAAATATTCCTATTCTTCCAAATTATCAAGTAAAGATATTCCAATAATATCTAGTAGGTTAATGAGATTAAGAAAGTACTACCCCTCCGATTTTACAAGGCGTCCCAGGGAAATCGAaattttttctaaatttaaaGCTACCGAATTCTGGCAATTTCTTCTATATACAGGACCACTAATATCGTTCATTAAATTTGCttga